In Opitutaceae bacterium TAV5, one genomic interval encodes:
- a CDS encoding LacI family transcriptional regulator produces the protein MAELGKLAGCSAMTVSLALRNSPRVSAATRRRIQALAAKHAYRPNPLVVAFNAHRRRSHPAFQATVGFVTCFGTRAGWKTQFPAYRTLRNGLGKRAEALGYTVEEFWIRDPEMPARRLRQIIEARGVRGLVLAPLPADGFTLPAFDWSDLAVVATGYSIRKPDFHRVSHDYFHGMMLALERCRAKGYRRIGFFVDRRVNRVIYNLWLAAWLAEQRTTAGAPRLEALLTEPDTRPDLAGWARRERLDAVVGLDVRELEARGMTLPPGVARVALNADEAGAGRRQPGISRNFAGLGAAAMDRLAGLLHANDYGVPACPQTTLIAGTWMGDRFLPERRHSCRC, from the coding sequence ATGGCCGAACTGGGAAAACTCGCCGGATGCAGTGCGATGACCGTATCGCTGGCCTTGCGAAACAGTCCGCGCGTCTCCGCCGCCACGCGCAGACGCATCCAGGCACTCGCAGCCAAACACGCGTATCGGCCCAATCCGCTGGTCGTGGCGTTCAACGCGCACCGGCGGCGTTCGCATCCGGCGTTTCAGGCGACGGTGGGATTTGTAACCTGTTTCGGCACGCGCGCGGGCTGGAAAACACAATTTCCCGCCTACCGGACCTTGCGAAACGGACTCGGAAAACGGGCCGAGGCGCTCGGCTACACGGTCGAGGAATTCTGGATACGGGACCCGGAGATGCCGGCCCGCCGGCTCCGGCAGATCATCGAGGCCCGGGGCGTGCGGGGTCTGGTGCTCGCGCCCCTGCCCGCCGACGGTTTCACGCTGCCCGCCTTCGACTGGTCGGACCTGGCGGTGGTGGCGACCGGCTACTCGATCCGGAAACCCGACTTTCACCGGGTCTCGCACGACTACTTCCATGGCATGATGCTGGCGCTGGAGCGTTGCCGGGCAAAAGGCTACCGGCGCATCGGCTTTTTTGTGGACCGGCGCGTCAACCGGGTGATCTACAATCTGTGGCTGGCGGCCTGGCTGGCCGAACAACGCACGACGGCCGGAGCGCCACGTCTCGAAGCCCTGCTGACAGAACCGGACACGCGGCCGGACCTGGCGGGATGGGCGCGCCGTGAGCGGCTGGACGCGGTGGTGGGGCTGGATGTCCGGGAGCTGGAAGCGCGCGGCATGACGCTGCCGCCGGGCGTGGCGCGGGTGGCGCTCAATGCCGACGAGGCGGGCGCCGGGCGACGGCAACCCGGCATCAGTCGCAATTTTGCCGGACTCGGGGCCGCTGCGATGGACCGGCTGGCGGGATTGTTGCATGCCAACGATTACGGCGTGCCGGCCTGTCCGCAGACCACGTTGATCGCAGGCACATGGATGGGCGACCGGTTCCTGCCGGAGCGGCGGCATTCCTGCCGCTGCTGA
- a CDS encoding LacI family transcriptional regulator: MPNQRAIAAALGVHQTTVSLALRGDPSIPEETRRRVEQAAVRLGYRPNAWVTSLMAHIRSGRVASNRGCIAILLDARDEADAFPNETYRQQYEGMVARAEATGFRMECFYLQARGMDAGKIDRILTARGINGLVLAAPKRSAGEVAMNWARYACASVAHSWETPDVHRVSTDHQQNVNIVFRELLHRGYRRIGIALAPEAGTVRSFWLAQLLLWQHHRPAEDRVPIYPAVPHLPRPDRFRAWYRKWKPDALVCLLGEEQPLVEAAGLRVPEDIAMVCLNRPSRSRFSGTEENHRVIGANVVDLVAGQILKNEYGLPEHPTKVLVKGTWVEGETIRAKAGRGKRA, from the coding sequence ATGCCCAACCAACGCGCCATCGCCGCCGCGCTCGGCGTGCATCAGACCACGGTATCGCTCGCCCTGCGCGGCGATCCGTCGATCCCGGAAGAAACGCGGCGACGCGTGGAGCAGGCGGCGGTGCGGCTCGGCTACCGGCCCAATGCCTGGGTGACCTCGCTTATGGCCCACATCCGTTCGGGCCGGGTGGCTTCGAATCGCGGCTGCATCGCGATCCTGCTGGATGCCCGTGACGAGGCTGACGCTTTCCCCAACGAAACCTACCGGCAGCAATACGAGGGCATGGTGGCGCGCGCGGAGGCGACGGGTTTCCGCATGGAGTGCTTTTACCTCCAGGCCAGAGGCATGGATGCCGGCAAGATCGACCGGATCCTGACCGCGCGAGGCATCAACGGACTGGTGCTGGCCGCACCGAAACGGAGCGCGGGCGAGGTGGCGATGAACTGGGCGCGCTATGCCTGCGCCTCGGTCGCGCACTCGTGGGAAACCCCCGACGTGCACCGGGTTTCCACCGATCATCAACAGAATGTGAACATCGTTTTCCGGGAACTGCTCCATCGCGGCTATCGGCGGATCGGCATCGCGCTGGCGCCCGAGGCCGGGACGGTGCGGTCGTTCTGGCTGGCGCAGTTGTTGTTGTGGCAGCACCACCGGCCGGCGGAGGACCGGGTGCCGATTTATCCGGCAGTGCCGCACTTGCCGAGGCCGGACCGGTTCCGGGCGTGGTACCGGAAGTGGAAGCCGGACGCGCTGGTGTGCCTTCTGGGAGAGGAACAACCGCTGGTGGAAGCGGCGGGGCTGCGCGTGCCGGAAGACATCGCCATGGTGTGCCTGAACCGGCCGTCGCGTAGCCGGTTTTCGGGTACGGAGGAAAATCACCGTGTCATCGGGGCCAATGTCGTCGATCTGGTGGCGGGCCAGATCCTGAAAAACGAATACGGCCTGCCGGAGCATCCGACCAAGGTTCTGGTCAAGGGCACATGGGTGGAAGGCGAGACGATCCGGGCGAAAGCGGGCAGGGGAAAGCGGGCATGA
- a CDS encoding Fe-S metabolism protein SufE: MTLSEKRDALVETFTLLPDDEERFRHLLTLGRRYAALDARYHTDDRLLPGCISRLWLQPELRDGRCYFHMDADAQISKGIAALMCDFYNGETPADILATEPDFLAEVGLPQALSANRSNALASLRRYIKAFAQSCLQPASA, from the coding sequence ATGACACTTTCCGAAAAACGCGACGCGCTGGTCGAAACCTTCACGCTGCTGCCCGACGACGAGGAACGCTTCCGCCACCTCCTCACGCTCGGCCGCCGCTATGCCGCGCTCGACGCCCGCTACCACACCGACGACCGGCTCCTCCCCGGCTGCATCTCGCGCCTCTGGCTCCAGCCCGAACTGCGCGACGGCCGCTGCTATTTCCATATGGATGCCGACGCGCAGATTTCCAAAGGCATCGCCGCCCTCATGTGCGATTTTTACAACGGCGAGACGCCCGCCGACATCCTCGCCACCGAGCCGGATTTTCTCGCCGAAGTCGGCCTCCCGCAGGCGCTCTCGGCCAACCGCAGCAACGCCCTCGCCAGCCTCCGCCGTTATATCAAGGCCTTCGCCCAATCCTGCCTGCAACCCGCCTCCGCCTGA
- a CDS encoding glucose-inhibited division protein A: protein MRMLSASIMQTRLSCAEPSRSIPVVADADVIVCGGGPAGVAAALSAARSGARVVLIELQGCLGGVWTAGLLGFIIDGNAETGVMADILRGITAWQDGRGPQFCDRPVSAERPRRGVSYSAETMKVALEDLCASAGVRVRLHTRVVTALNDAQGRLTTVITESKNGREAWRARVFVDCTGDGDLAAQAGCAFAFGRDDPEPRTAGPRTGQTQAMTLMGLVTGPDYGQVSHFVTGRVFDNGQGKDALVAEFGRAGFALSYSRPTLFHIHDRLYALMANHAYGYSGIDADDLTAATLASRAEVFSAVRALRRLGGVWAHLELVATGNHIGVREGRRIAGLMTVTREDLINGARYPDAVTHVTFPVDVHATARSPGNGSPGAAANGYSNEGVHARPYDIPFGALVARDVDGLLLAGRCISGDFIAHASYRVTGYSVELGEAAGRAAAWCARRGVSPHKVAWRQIVAEDDPPAGSGSA from the coding sequence ATCCGGATGCTGAGTGCCAGCATCATGCAAACCCGACTTTCCTGTGCAGAACCTTCCCGGAGCATCCCGGTCGTTGCCGATGCGGATGTGATCGTTTGCGGCGGCGGACCCGCCGGCGTCGCCGCCGCTCTGAGCGCGGCGCGGAGCGGTGCCCGTGTCGTGCTGATCGAATTACAGGGATGCCTCGGTGGCGTATGGACCGCCGGGCTCCTCGGCTTCATCATCGACGGCAATGCGGAGACCGGCGTGATGGCGGACATCCTGCGGGGGATCACCGCATGGCAGGACGGGCGCGGCCCGCAATTCTGCGATCGCCCCGTCAGTGCAGAGCGCCCGCGACGCGGCGTTTCCTACAGTGCAGAGACCATGAAAGTCGCTCTGGAAGACCTTTGCGCCAGCGCGGGAGTGCGCGTGCGCCTGCACACGCGTGTGGTCACTGCGCTCAACGACGCGCAGGGACGACTCACCACCGTCATCACCGAATCGAAAAACGGACGTGAAGCCTGGCGCGCCCGCGTGTTTGTCGATTGCACCGGCGACGGCGATCTCGCGGCGCAGGCGGGTTGTGCGTTCGCCTTCGGGCGCGACGATCCGGAGCCTCGCACCGCCGGCCCCCGGACCGGACAAACCCAGGCGATGACGCTCATGGGACTCGTCACGGGTCCGGATTACGGGCAGGTGTCGCACTTTGTCACGGGAAGGGTTTTTGACAACGGGCAAGGCAAGGATGCCCTGGTGGCCGAATTCGGGCGCGCCGGTTTCGCGCTTTCCTACAGCCGCCCGACCCTCTTCCACATCCACGACCGGCTGTATGCGCTCATGGCCAACCACGCTTACGGATACTCCGGCATCGATGCTGACGATCTCACGGCGGCTACCCTTGCGTCCCGCGCCGAAGTTTTTTCTGCGGTGCGGGCCTTGCGACGGCTCGGCGGCGTGTGGGCTCACCTCGAGCTGGTGGCCACGGGCAACCATATCGGCGTTCGCGAAGGCCGGCGTATCGCCGGACTCATGACGGTGACACGTGAGGACCTGATCAATGGCGCGCGTTATCCGGACGCCGTCACGCATGTCACCTTTCCCGTCGACGTCCACGCAACGGCGCGCAGTCCGGGCAACGGGTCGCCGGGCGCGGCAGCCAACGGTTATTCCAACGAAGGTGTCCATGCCCGTCCCTACGACATTCCGTTCGGCGCGCTCGTGGCCCGAGATGTGGATGGCCTGCTGCTGGCCGGGCGTTGCATCAGCGGCGACTTCATTGCGCATGCGAGCTACCGTGTGACGGGTTATTCGGTCGAGCTGGGCGAAGCCGCCGGCCGCGCTGCGGCCTGGTGCGCACGCCGGGGAGTGTCGCCGCACAAGGTCGCCTGGCGACAGATTGTCGCGGAGGACGATCCGCCGGCGGGGAGCGGGAGTGCCTGA
- a CDS encoding alpha-1,3/4-fucosidase yields the protein MSSLLPPFAPVPTPAQLAWQRTETNLFVHICVNTFTGREWGDGSESPAIFNPTRLDCRQWARVAREAGIRIGILTAKHHDGFCLWPTATTDHSVKTSPWRGGKGDLVREFVDAFRAEGLKVGLYLSPWDRHEPCYGDSPRYNDFYCTQLTELLTHYGELHEVWFDGACAEGPNGRKQEYDWNRFFALVKKLQPGAVTFGDGGTDVRWVGNERGFANETCWATVDPRTVRFPGDSGINQANDAAAREELKRHFGSGDAPDPAGREPRVWRPAECDVSIRPGWFYHAEEDDKVRSVENLVDLYFRSVGRNGLLLLNIPPTREGLFHENDIAAITGMRRELDRIFAKDLARAEGVRVMADNERASGPCAVVEYLAESVCDGNPDTCWAAPEGVTKAVLEMTFSGGKTGAEAEGVTVSVLCFEEPVQHGQRIAAYRVEAEVGGTWTEIARGTTIGRKKLDRLAAPVKTRRLRLTIDEALAPPALSAWRVY from the coding sequence ATGTCGTCACTCCTCCCTCCCTTTGCCCCGGTTCCGACACCTGCGCAGCTCGCTTGGCAGCGCACCGAAACCAATCTGTTCGTGCATATTTGCGTGAACACGTTTACCGGACGCGAGTGGGGCGACGGCTCCGAATCTCCGGCGATTTTTAATCCGACCCGGCTCGATTGCCGCCAGTGGGCGCGTGTCGCCCGCGAGGCGGGAATCAGGATCGGTATCCTGACGGCGAAACATCACGACGGTTTTTGCCTGTGGCCGACGGCGACGACGGACCACTCGGTAAAGACATCGCCGTGGAGGGGAGGGAAGGGCGATCTGGTGCGCGAATTTGTTGATGCCTTCCGGGCCGAGGGGCTGAAGGTCGGCTTGTATTTGTCGCCATGGGACCGTCACGAACCGTGCTATGGCGATTCGCCGCGCTACAACGACTTTTACTGCACGCAACTGACGGAGTTGCTGACCCACTACGGCGAGTTGCACGAGGTGTGGTTCGACGGCGCGTGCGCCGAGGGGCCGAACGGACGCAAACAGGAATACGACTGGAATCGGTTTTTCGCCTTGGTGAAAAAGCTGCAGCCGGGCGCGGTGACGTTTGGCGACGGCGGCACCGACGTGCGCTGGGTGGGCAACGAGCGCGGGTTTGCCAACGAAACGTGCTGGGCCACCGTCGATCCTCGGACGGTGCGGTTTCCGGGTGATTCGGGCATCAACCAGGCCAACGACGCGGCGGCGCGCGAGGAGCTGAAGCGGCATTTCGGCAGCGGCGACGCGCCCGATCCGGCAGGTCGCGAGCCGCGCGTATGGCGTCCGGCGGAGTGCGACGTATCGATCCGCCCCGGCTGGTTTTATCACGCGGAAGAGGACGACAAGGTGAGGTCGGTCGAGAATCTGGTGGACCTGTATTTCCGCAGCGTGGGTCGCAACGGCCTGCTGTTGCTCAACATTCCCCCGACGCGCGAAGGGTTGTTTCACGAGAACGACATCGCGGCGATCACCGGTATGCGGCGCGAACTGGACCGGATCTTTGCGAAGGACCTGGCACGCGCGGAGGGCGTTCGCGTGATGGCGGATAACGAACGCGCGAGCGGTCCCTGCGCGGTGGTGGAGTACCTGGCGGAGTCGGTCTGTGACGGAAATCCGGACACCTGCTGGGCCGCGCCGGAGGGCGTCACGAAGGCGGTGCTGGAGATGACATTCTCCGGCGGCAAAACCGGAGCGGAGGCGGAAGGCGTGACGGTCAGTGTACTCTGTTTCGAGGAGCCCGTGCAACACGGTCAGCGGATCGCGGCGTATCGCGTCGAGGCCGAGGTGGGCGGCACATGGACGGAAATCGCTCGCGGCACGACGATCGGGCGCAAGAAACTCGACCGGCTGGCGGCGCCGGTGAAGACGCGGCGGTTGCGGTTGACGATCGACGAGGCGCTCGCGCCGCCGGCGTTGTCGGCCTGGCGGGTGTATTGA
- a CDS encoding 3-phosphoglycerate dehydrogenase, translating to MKKRIGVVIHRELRRRLFAEADWARLKTLGEVVATEAEKPINAEQAVALLKGCEIAVGSWGTPGPTAGVVAHCPDLKLWIHAAGTVKPFFGPHLEGRELRIASCKAAIARNVAELVLGEIILGLRRVPQDAAANRNDITSKPAGLKTLAESTVGIVSASETGRALIALLRPFGCRVLVWDPFLDEAQAHALGVERGAEIVELCAQCDVVSLHAPALPATRHLLGAKHFGAMRDGAIFINSSRGTCIDEQALIAELERGRLFAFLDVTDPEPAAADSPLRKLSNVILTSHTAGPPSVLIGRQVVEDIEATLHGGAPRHVIMADQLARVG from the coding sequence ATGAAAAAAAGAATCGGAGTTGTCATTCACCGGGAACTACGCCGGCGTCTGTTTGCGGAGGCGGACTGGGCGCGACTGAAGACGTTGGGCGAGGTTGTCGCCACAGAGGCGGAGAAGCCGATCAACGCGGAGCAGGCGGTGGCGTTGTTGAAAGGCTGCGAGATCGCAGTCGGCTCGTGGGGCACACCGGGGCCGACGGCGGGAGTGGTGGCGCATTGTCCGGACCTGAAGCTGTGGATTCACGCGGCGGGAACGGTGAAGCCTTTTTTCGGCCCGCATCTGGAAGGCCGGGAGCTTCGCATTGCATCCTGCAAGGCGGCTATTGCCCGAAACGTGGCCGAACTGGTTCTGGGCGAAATTATCCTCGGGCTGCGTCGCGTGCCGCAGGATGCCGCGGCCAATCGCAACGACATAACGTCAAAGCCGGCCGGACTGAAGACGCTGGCGGAGTCCACCGTGGGCATTGTGAGCGCGTCGGAAACGGGGCGGGCTTTGATTGCGTTGCTGCGTCCTTTCGGGTGCCGGGTGCTGGTGTGGGATCCGTTTCTCGATGAAGCGCAGGCACACGCGCTCGGTGTGGAGCGGGGGGCGGAGATCGTGGAGTTGTGCGCGCAGTGCGACGTGGTGTCGCTCCATGCGCCGGCCTTGCCGGCGACGCGCCACCTGCTGGGGGCGAAGCATTTTGGGGCGATGCGTGACGGCGCGATTTTCATCAACAGTTCGCGCGGTACGTGCATCGACGAGCAGGCATTGATTGCGGAGCTGGAGCGGGGGAGGTTGTTCGCGTTTCTGGATGTGACCGATCCCGAACCGGCCGCGGCGGACAGTCCGTTGCGGAAGTTGTCCAACGTGATTCTGACATCACACACGGCAGGCCCGCCGTCGGTGTTGATCGGGCGCCAGGTGGTCGAGGACATCGAGGCCACGCTGCACGGGGGAGCGCCGCGCCACGTCATCATGGCGGACCAACTGGCGAGGGTGGGGTGA
- a CDS encoding anchor protein: MNIHKTTTVSAILLATLPALVCHAMAQTTPVFADDFSAATRTGWYSSGAVTGDTPTLSWTQNTGLTLNAASVHAVSYFDPATVGVGETLSVTVKFNVSGDTDVASGNFFRLGLYNAGANGHVNVDDHGTNGNKAGSNLGADGFISYTGYRATARFNTGSTQLVLNERRTSASNTLIINDGGNLTTPISSTNANTAGTSIVLTTNQTYTFTLSLHPEDAGNLLISARITGIDKDGNAFDYTATGSDTASIVSTFDTIAIGLASGTVQYTLNDVSVVHTTAVPEPATIAAISGLLVFAAAALIRRHTLPTPGKLRTPASRP; encoded by the coding sequence ATGAATATCCATAAAACAACTACCGTATCCGCCATTCTCCTGGCAACCCTTCCCGCACTTGTCTGCCACGCGATGGCGCAGACAACCCCCGTCTTTGCTGACGATTTCAGCGCGGCCACCCGCACCGGATGGTACTCCTCGGGCGCCGTCACCGGCGACACCCCCACCCTCTCCTGGACACAAAACACCGGCCTCACGCTCAACGCGGCCAGCGTCCATGCCGTTTCCTATTTCGACCCCGCGACTGTCGGCGTGGGCGAGACGCTCTCCGTCACCGTGAAATTCAACGTCAGCGGAGATACCGACGTGGCCAGCGGCAATTTCTTCCGGCTCGGCCTGTACAACGCGGGAGCCAATGGCCACGTCAACGTCGACGACCATGGCACCAACGGCAACAAGGCAGGCAGCAATCTGGGCGCCGACGGTTTCATCTCCTATACCGGCTATCGCGCCACCGCCCGCTTCAACACCGGAAGCACCCAGCTTGTCCTCAACGAACGCCGCACTTCAGCCAGCAATACCCTCATCATCAATGATGGCGGCAATCTCACCACCCCCATTTCCTCCACCAACGCCAACACCGCCGGCACGTCCATCGTTCTCACCACCAACCAGACCTACACGTTCACCCTTTCCCTTCATCCCGAAGACGCGGGCAATCTCCTCATCAGCGCCCGCATTACCGGTATCGACAAGGACGGCAACGCCTTCGACTACACGGCGACAGGCAGCGACACCGCCAGCATCGTTTCAACCTTCGACACCATCGCCATTGGCCTCGCCAGCGGCACCGTGCAGTACACCCTGAACGACGTGTCTGTCGTCCATACAACCGCAGTCCCCGAACCCGCGACCATTGCCGCCATCTCCGGATTGCTCGTCTTCGCAGCGGCCGCTCTCATCCGTCGCCACACACTCCCGACCCCGGGCAAACTCCGGACCCCGGCCTCCAGACCCTGA
- a CDS encoding molecular chaperone Hsp90 — MKRIAFPLSLKVSLWLLLNLLLLAAAAGAFLLTHSGFRWDALVAGSSGNRVQAVADVITARLRNEPLASHDALLAQFSEAYGVEFSLFSPAGRQLAGPETSLPDDVRIRVVALRGGPPLLLPPGRRFLPGGRFPDETGSEVPFFLRPGFPAGDDPRMQPESRTRSATPKTGADKRDDPATNAPDADGATPFARLPDGNPAPASPAAATAHPPGDTSGERFLVRAGEPAAWWIGVRLPRLAGQARSPFLSSGPVLLLRAPSLGSAALLLDFKPWLLTALVTLGFSVLFWLPLVRSITRALGQLTRATERIAEGHFDTRVDERRGDEIGRLGGAVNRMAGQLDHLVNGQRRFLGDIAHELGSPLGRMQFAVGILEERAGEDLQPSVANVREEVQQMSALVHELLTLTRAGLRPRHVDLAAMELAPLVARVIAREAAGAEDRVAASVSPGLAVRADPELLARALGNLVRNALRYAGDAPGPITLSARAEEASASSGDGSSVVIVIEDDGPGVAPDTLTRLGEPFYRPEFARSRETGGVGLGLAIVKSAVEACRGSVQFANRSPHGFRAEIRLAAA; from the coding sequence ATGAAACGCATCGCCTTTCCCCTCTCGCTCAAGGTCTCGCTCTGGCTGCTCCTCAACCTCCTGTTGCTGGCCGCCGCCGCCGGCGCCTTCCTGCTGACGCACTCCGGCTTCCGCTGGGATGCCCTCGTCGCCGGCTCCTCCGGCAACCGCGTGCAGGCCGTGGCCGATGTCATCACCGCCCGGCTGCGCAACGAACCCCTCGCCTCGCACGACGCACTGCTTGCGCAGTTCAGCGAAGCTTACGGCGTCGAGTTTTCCCTCTTTTCGCCCGCCGGCCGGCAACTCGCCGGCCCGGAGACCTCCCTGCCCGACGACGTGCGCATCCGCGTCGTCGCCCTGCGCGGCGGACCGCCGCTCCTGTTGCCACCCGGCCGCCGGTTTCTGCCCGGCGGGCGTTTTCCGGATGAAACCGGTTCCGAAGTCCCGTTTTTCCTCCGGCCCGGTTTTCCCGCCGGCGACGATCCGCGCATGCAACCGGAATCCCGCACGCGGTCAGCCACCCCGAAAACCGGCGCGGACAAGCGCGACGATCCCGCCACCAATGCTCCCGACGCCGATGGCGCCACACCCTTCGCGAGGCTTCCGGACGGGAATCCGGCCCCCGCTTCTCCCGCTGCCGCCACCGCTCACCCTCCCGGCGATACATCCGGCGAACGGTTTCTCGTCCGTGCCGGCGAACCCGCCGCCTGGTGGATCGGCGTCCGGTTGCCGCGCCTCGCCGGCCAGGCGCGGTCGCCGTTTCTGTCGTCCGGCCCCGTGCTGCTCCTGCGCGCCCCGTCGCTCGGCTCCGCGGCGCTGCTGCTCGATTTCAAGCCCTGGCTTCTCACCGCCTTGGTCACCCTCGGTTTTTCCGTGCTGTTCTGGCTGCCGCTCGTGCGCAGCATCACGCGTGCGCTGGGCCAGCTCACGCGCGCCACCGAACGGATCGCCGAAGGCCATTTCGACACCCGTGTGGACGAGCGCCGCGGCGACGAGATCGGCCGGCTCGGCGGCGCCGTCAACCGCATGGCCGGCCAGCTCGATCATCTCGTGAACGGCCAACGCCGTTTCCTCGGCGACATCGCCCACGAGCTCGGTTCGCCGCTCGGCCGCATGCAGTTTGCGGTCGGCATTCTCGAAGAACGCGCCGGCGAGGACCTGCAACCCTCCGTGGCCAACGTCCGGGAAGAAGTCCAGCAGATGTCCGCGCTCGTCCACGAACTGCTCACCCTCACCCGCGCCGGCCTTCGGCCGCGCCACGTCGACCTCGCCGCCATGGAACTCGCGCCGCTCGTCGCGCGGGTGATCGCCCGCGAGGCCGCCGGCGCCGAAGACCGGGTGGCCGCCTCCGTCTCCCCGGGCCTGGCCGTCCGCGCCGATCCCGAACTGCTCGCCCGCGCGCTCGGCAACCTCGTGCGCAACGCCCTCCGCTATGCCGGCGATGCGCCCGGGCCGATCACCCTGTCCGCCCGCGCCGAGGAGGCAAGCGCGTCATCCGGCGACGGATCCTCCGTCGTCATCGTGATCGAGGACGATGGCCCCGGCGTAGCTCCCGACACACTCACGCGGCTGGGCGAACCCTTCTACCGTCCCGAATTTGCCCGCTCGCGCGAAACCGGCGGGGTCGGCCTCGGCCTGGCGATCGTGAAAAGCGCCGTCGAAGCCTGCCGGGGTTCGGTGCAGTTCGCCAACCGCAGCCCGCACGGTTTTCGCGCCGAAATACGGCTGGCGGCCGCCTGA
- a CDS encoding glucuronyl hydrolase → MRSIRSLDLALGAARKHLTICGNFERYEGIVTLYGMARLATGTGDPAIRAQIREWLMPFIRGELRFRTNFPNYLCGGAASAYLLWRGYLPEVRDAVRRYAEEILNHAPRDPDGILTRPRDAAKGLAWIDVAFAVGPFLLFAGLALGDDRYVEESFQQTAKMVRLFRNPDNGLLHQGRNFTGPGSISEDHWSRGNGWGAFALIELARHLPDFHPRKAESLALYRDHVEACARAQDIDGLWHQEMTEPTSYVETSGSALLLYALGSGLEAGLLALPDTPETNAHRTRFERGMRGLLAYITDDLDIFHTCRGCLCPGAGTKIDYMAQAPVLNDPHAFGPVVLASGQAHLLTIETIVR, encoded by the coding sequence ATGCGATCCATCCGATCCCTCGATCTCGCCCTCGGAGCCGCCCGCAAACACCTCACCATCTGTGGCAATTTCGAACGCTACGAAGGCATTGTCACCCTTTATGGCATGGCCCGCCTCGCGACCGGTACCGGTGACCCTGCGATCAGGGCGCAAATTCGCGAATGGCTCATGCCCTTCATCCGGGGAGAACTCCGTTTCCGGACCAATTTTCCCAACTATCTCTGTGGCGGCGCGGCGTCGGCCTACCTTCTCTGGCGCGGATACCTGCCCGAAGTCCGCGATGCCGTCCGCCGCTACGCCGAGGAAATCCTCAATCATGCCCCGCGCGACCCCGACGGTATTCTTACGCGTCCGCGTGACGCCGCCAAAGGTCTGGCCTGGATCGACGTCGCCTTCGCCGTCGGACCCTTCCTGCTCTTCGCCGGCCTCGCCCTGGGCGACGACCGCTACGTCGAAGAATCCTTCCAGCAGACCGCGAAGATGGTCCGCCTCTTCCGCAATCCCGACAATGGACTCCTCCACCAAGGCCGCAATTTCACCGGACCGGGCAGTATTTCCGAAGATCACTGGAGCCGCGGCAACGGCTGGGGAGCGTTTGCCCTCATCGAACTCGCCCGCCACCTGCCTGATTTTCATCCCCGCAAGGCCGAGTCGCTCGCCCTTTATCGCGATCACGTCGAAGCCTGCGCCCGCGCTCAGGATATCGACGGCCTCTGGCACCAGGAGATGACCGAGCCGACATCCTACGTCGAGACTTCCGGCTCCGCGCTTCTGCTCTACGCCCTCGGCTCCGGACTGGAGGCCGGCCTGCTCGCCCTCCCCGATACGCCGGAGACAAACGCCCATCGTACCCGTTTTGAAAGAGGCATGCGCGGGCTTCTTGCCTACATCACCGACGACCTCGATATTTTCCACACCTGTCGTGGCTGTCTTTGCCCGGGCGCAGGCACCAAAATCGACTACATGGCCCAGGCCCCCGTCCTCAACGACCCCCATGCTTTCGGCCCTGTGGTGCTCGCATCAGGACAAGCCCATCTTCTCACCATCGAAACCATCGTCCGCTGA
- a CDS encoding N-terminal cleavage protein, with protein sequence MKPVTKPILPRPGAAFTLIELLTVIAIIGILAAIILPTVGKVRESANSARCKSNLRQTGVAIALYLTDNRVYPSGNIPMLTRELAPYLNPKVTLGSLQDKGTAIDECPSRTIRPSTSEITRTYSANPFLHVSLSTYPVRISPEQVTRPSETILYMDASQRTTGTAHIRLQDLETGPAWMGRPPHSVNNADDILPDGNDADGVNNDGYFRFRHNGKLNAVHADGSVKTYAKGTLKQRNFSVSY encoded by the coding sequence ATGAAACCTGTCACCAAACCGATTCTGCCCCGTCCCGGCGCCGCCTTCACCCTGATCGAGCTTCTCACCGTCATTGCCATCATCGGCATCCTTGCCGCCATCATTCTTCCCACTGTCGGCAAGGTTCGCGAATCCGCCAACAGCGCACGGTGCAAGAGCAACCTCCGGCAGACAGGCGTCGCCATTGCACTCTACCTTACCGACAATCGTGTCTATCCCTCCGGCAACATCCCCATGCTGACCAGGGAACTCGCTCCCTACCTCAATCCCAAGGTCACGCTCGGCAGCCTCCAGGATAAAGGCACCGCCATCGACGAATGCCCCTCCCGCACCATCCGTCCCTCCACGAGCGAAATCACTCGCACCTATAGCGCCAACCCCTTCCTTCATGTCAGCCTCAGCACCTACCCCGTCCGCATCTCCCCGGAACAGGTGACCCGGCCCTCCGAGACCATTCTCTACATGGACGCCAGCCAGCGTACCACCGGCACCGCCCACATCCGCCTTCAGGACCTTGAGACCGGCCCTGCCTGGATGGGCCGTCCTCCTCACTCCGTGAACAATGCCGACGACATTCTCCCCGACGGCAACGATGCCGACGGTGTCAACAACGACGGTTACTTCCGCTTCCGTCACAACGGCAAACTCAACGCCGTTCATGCCGACGGCTCCGTCAAGACGTACGCCAAAGGCACCCTCAAACAGCGTAACTTCTCGGTCAGCTACTGA